The Williamwhitmania taraxaci genome window below encodes:
- a CDS encoding phage virion morphogenesis protein has protein sequence MTNDLGEFIRLMERIERVMRILPARAAAVAVNFSKDRFRQQAWVDTNTEPWAKRKSSGWGKRERRGRAILVDSGRLRRSIRVVTVAETYAVIGSHEPYAKVHNDGFRGKITQKVRAHSYSRYGKQKQGTGVYSIKTKRESTKTVRVKGGDIQVKAFTRTVNQRIPRRRFIGPSAIMDRQLQRMMTAEIQRAIVG, from the coding sequence ATGACAAACGACCTAGGCGAGTTTATTCGGCTAATGGAGCGGATAGAGAGGGTAATGCGCATCCTCCCAGCGCGGGCGGCAGCCGTGGCCGTGAACTTTTCGAAGGATCGGTTCCGGCAGCAGGCGTGGGTGGATACCAATACGGAGCCCTGGGCTAAGCGCAAATCGTCTGGATGGGGGAAGCGCGAGCGACGTGGACGGGCAATCTTGGTGGATTCCGGAAGGCTACGCCGAAGCATTCGCGTAGTTACCGTTGCCGAAACGTATGCCGTTATAGGCTCCCACGAGCCTTACGCCAAGGTGCATAACGATGGCTTTCGGGGAAAGATTACCCAAAAGGTAAGAGCCCACAGCTATTCGCGCTACGGAAAGCAAAAGCAGGGAACCGGGGTTTACAGCATCAAAACCAAGCGGGAATCCACGAAAACGGTTCGAGTAAAAGGGGGCGATATTCAGGTAAAGGCATTTACTAGAACCGTTAACCAGCGAATTCCCCGAAGGCGCTTTATTGGGCCATCGGCCATAATGGATAGGCAGCTACAGCGTATGATGACGGCAGAAATACAGCGAGCAATTGTTGGATAA
- a CDS encoding ATP-binding protein, producing MLNLTSDFKEKVIEALLEGRKNYDGSDAAFARKNGVSAAVYSRLKNGERERLLSDTQWLTVGRNLGVTMNTRKWVMARTDVFTVIEEDILFCKEFSKGKICVDDCGIGKTFAAKYLSRTLKNVFYVDAKQAKTKQRFIRLIAKTIGIEEHGRYTDVKDNLKYYLQILEKPLIILDDVGYVEYAAYMEVLELVDSTEGICGWYQIGDDSLQEKIERGINSKKVGFRAMFSRFSKRYTTVIPFENSEKIRFYKKLLRDVISVNATKDVDIDRLVVKCLRSDNGSVMGDLRRAEGLLILNQ from the coding sequence ATGCTAAACCTAACGAGTGATTTTAAGGAAAAGGTGATTGAGGCCTTGCTGGAAGGCAGGAAGAACTACGATGGCTCCGATGCCGCCTTTGCCCGAAAAAACGGAGTAAGCGCCGCCGTTTACAGCCGCTTGAAGAATGGAGAGCGCGAGCGCCTGCTCAGCGATACGCAGTGGCTTACGGTGGGCCGAAACCTAGGAGTAACCATGAATACGCGCAAGTGGGTTATGGCCCGCACCGACGTATTTACGGTGATTGAGGAGGACATCCTCTTTTGCAAGGAGTTTAGCAAGGGTAAAATATGCGTGGACGATTGCGGAATCGGTAAAACATTTGCGGCTAAGTATCTATCGCGCACCCTTAAGAACGTATTCTATGTGGATGCAAAGCAGGCGAAAACGAAGCAGCGGTTTATTCGGTTGATCGCAAAAACCATAGGCATTGAGGAGCATGGCCGCTATACCGATGTAAAGGATAACCTAAAGTACTACCTACAGATACTTGAAAAGCCCCTAATCATTCTTGATGATGTTGGATACGTGGAGTATGCTGCTTACATGGAGGTACTGGAGCTGGTTGATTCCACAGAAGGCATTTGCGGATGGTACCAGATTGGAGATGACTCGCTACAGGAGAAAATAGAGCGCGGCATCAACAGCAAGAAGGTTGGATTTAGGGCTATGTTCAGCCGCTTTTCAAAGCGCTACACCACCGTGATACCCTTTGAAAACAGCGAGAAAATTCGCTTTTATAAAAAGTTGTTGCGCGATGTAATTTCCGTAAACGCGACCAAGGATGTAGATATTGACAGGCTGGTTGTAAAGTGCCTCCGCTCCGATAACGGAAGCGTAATGGGCGACCTACGCCGGGCGGAAGGCTTACTCATCCTAAACCAGTAG
- a CDS encoding AAA family ATPase, which yields MRSLSIRNIYDKKYITMPFTGIWADAMGQPEHNGLWIIYGPEKNGKTTFALQLANYLTAFDKVLYVSAEEGASMALKDACLRVGVDANNKRINVQEYIPIADLDEKLCKRKAPRVVFLDNATIYADELKGGILLQLVAKHPTKLFVIVAHEERGEPYTAVAKIAKKLSKVIVRVSGMACLVSGRCPGGTIMIDENTATLYWGMKIASNT from the coding sequence ATGCGGTCACTAAGCATCAGGAATATTTACGACAAGAAGTATATAACCATGCCTTTTACCGGCATATGGGCCGATGCCATGGGGCAGCCTGAACACAATGGCCTATGGATTATTTACGGTCCTGAAAAGAATGGCAAAACAACATTTGCCCTTCAGTTGGCCAACTACCTCACCGCCTTCGATAAGGTGCTCTACGTATCGGCCGAGGAGGGAGCGAGCATGGCGCTGAAGGATGCCTGCCTTCGGGTTGGTGTGGACGCCAACAACAAGCGGATAAACGTGCAGGAGTATATCCCCATTGCCGATTTGGATGAGAAGCTATGCAAGCGGAAGGCTCCCCGGGTTGTATTCCTGGACAACGCCACCATCTATGCCGATGAGCTAAAGGGCGGAATACTCCTACAGCTGGTGGCAAAGCACCCTACCAAGCTCTTTGTGATCGTGGCGCACGAAGAGCGCGGCGAACCCTACACCGCAGTAGCCAAGATAGCCAAGAAGCTGTCCAAGGTAATCGTGAGGGTTAGTGGGATGGCCTGCCTTGTATCCGGCCGCTGCCCAGGAGGAACCATCATGATTGACGAAAACACGGCCACCCTTTACTGGGGGATGAAAATAGCTAGCAATACTTAA
- a CDS encoding DeoR family transcriptional regulator, with the protein MGTIITKHGEKKDLAALFEVSLVTIRRALNDVSKSELAKRIRKAAIERGGAEQPDKGKASPPQCQQK; encoded by the coding sequence ATGGGGACAATAATTACAAAACACGGTGAGAAAAAGGACTTGGCAGCGCTGTTTGAGGTAAGCCTTGTGACAATAAGGCGTGCGCTGAATGATGTTAGCAAATCGGAATTGGCTAAGCGTATTCGGAAGGCTGCGATTGAGCGCGGGGGTGCAGAGCAGCCAGATAAGGGTAAGGCGTCACCCCCCCAATGCCAACAGAAATGA
- a CDS encoding phage tail tape measure protein, whose translation MDGQAKVNLILELKDRMKTSLSQAKSRLNSGVMDMKGKLGDLKSSYRTLEHASGSSFMAIRSRLSLLKTSHVEAFRAMKDEIPGVGRALGLLKNPLMLAGAAVVGLGALFQASTKQAAEFSYGYRQLSMLNIDKPMQDLKALRGIVLDTAFQKGFDPGNTTKAFFDVQSVTGKYGSEVKEIVAKQGEFAQLMQADFNSWIEGTAKAMANYGFGADKLDEFNRAAFATVKTGVTTFDELAKVQSVFAGSAASAKQEFASANKVFSLFTVKVKSADEAATLTKSLFNDLTKQTTIDAFKKIGISMYDNSGKIKQADKLMLELNAKFKALGSNDKSLVALKNQFSGSEGLISFIQAAMDSTGQLQTTLSSFDASEFGLNKALAIAKEDINYINQQLENKLKVSMIKLGEAWMPYKEGLASGAAAALDNTSWAFTGPSSRGDKYRSTGAQEIVEMFSSIIGNPGKHKTAEFDAAFAKIDKLIPYFQSKVDDNRGYKAGYNEYTDLASGLGTWGTPSSVRRQQYYSASGSTEALFSLRKQLLEVYGKLPMNHDSLLDQEAIKPDPSKDENTSLVGSDSVEKITGSANQIRNVTINIDAFVKGGINTEQTNLQQMNEKQIEAYLHDMFMRVIANVDTAYQR comes from the coding sequence ATGGACGGACAGGCAAAGGTTAACCTCATACTTGAGCTAAAGGACCGGATGAAAACCTCACTATCGCAGGCAAAGTCCAGGTTAAATAGCGGGGTTATGGATATGAAGGGAAAGTTGGGCGATCTGAAATCATCCTATCGCACGCTCGAGCACGCTTCTGGATCCAGCTTTATGGCAATTCGGAGTAGGCTATCCCTGCTCAAAACATCGCACGTGGAGGCATTCCGGGCTATGAAGGATGAAATACCCGGGGTAGGCAGAGCGCTGGGCCTGCTAAAGAACCCTTTGATGCTGGCCGGCGCAGCGGTCGTTGGGCTGGGAGCGCTCTTCCAGGCTTCCACCAAGCAGGCCGCCGAGTTTAGCTACGGGTATCGCCAGCTATCCATGCTCAATATCGACAAGCCCATGCAGGATTTAAAGGCGCTAAGGGGTATTGTCCTGGATACAGCATTTCAGAAAGGCTTCGATCCGGGCAACACCACGAAGGCGTTTTTTGATGTGCAATCCGTTACCGGAAAGTATGGCAGCGAGGTAAAGGAGATCGTAGCCAAACAGGGCGAGTTTGCCCAGCTGATGCAGGCCGATTTTAACTCTTGGATTGAAGGAACGGCCAAAGCTATGGCCAACTACGGCTTTGGGGCCGATAAGCTGGATGAGTTTAACCGTGCGGCCTTCGCTACGGTAAAAACGGGCGTTACTACCTTCGATGAGCTGGCCAAGGTCCAGAGCGTTTTTGCCGGATCGGCAGCCTCCGCAAAACAGGAGTTTGCTTCGGCCAATAAGGTTTTTTCGCTTTTTACCGTTAAGGTAAAAAGTGCAGATGAGGCGGCTACGCTTACCAAGTCGCTGTTCAACGACCTCACCAAGCAAACCACCATTGATGCGTTTAAGAAGATAGGCATTAGCATGTACGACAACAGCGGCAAGATTAAGCAAGCCGATAAGCTAATGCTGGAGCTCAACGCGAAGTTTAAGGCGCTGGGCAGTAATGATAAAAGCCTAGTGGCCCTAAAGAACCAGTTTAGCGGGTCGGAGGGGTTAATCTCATTTATTCAGGCAGCTATGGATTCTACCGGGCAGTTGCAAACTACGCTCAGCTCGTTCGATGCCTCAGAATTTGGGCTAAACAAGGCATTGGCCATTGCCAAGGAGGATATTAACTACATCAACCAGCAGCTGGAAAATAAACTAAAAGTATCGATGATTAAGTTGGGTGAGGCATGGATGCCATATAAAGAAGGGTTAGCTTCTGGTGCCGCAGCCGCATTAGACAATACCAGCTGGGCATTTACTGGTCCATCTTCAAGAGGAGATAAGTATAGATCTACAGGGGCCCAAGAAATAGTTGAAATGTTTTCTTCCATAATTGGAAATCCAGGCAAGCACAAAACCGCTGAATTTGATGCTGCTTTTGCTAAAATCGACAAATTGATTCCATACTTCCAGTCAAAGGTTGACGATAACCGAGGTTATAAGGCCGGCTACAATGAGTATACTGATTTGGCATCCGGTTTGGGAACGTGGGGTACACCAAGCTCTGTACGCCGTCAGCAATATTACAGTGCCAGTGGATCAACAGAAGCCCTGTTTTCGCTCAGGAAACAACTGCTGGAGGTTTATGGCAAGTTGCCAATGAATCATGACTCATTGCTCGATCAGGAGGCCATAAAACCCGACCCATCCAAAGACGAAAACACCTCTCTAGTGGGGAGCGATTCCGTGGAAAAGATTACGGGAAGCGCCAACCAGATTCGGAATGTTACCATAAACATTGATGCTTTCGTAAAGGGTGGAATTAATACAGAACAAACCAACCTACAGCAGATGAACGAAAAACAGATTGAGGCCTACCTGCACGACATGTTTATGCGGGTTATTGCCAACGTTGATACGGCCTACCAGCGATGA